From the Paenibacillus tianjinensis genome, the window CCATTCCGGCTGACAGCTCTTGAATCACACCCATCACAAGGTCGTTCGTCACATCATACAGGTAGGCGTCCAGGTGAGTTCTGCCGAGGGAATCCAGTGTGTTGTAGCAGAAGACTTTGTTGCTCTCTATATAACAGAAGATCCGGTAAAAGCCGTCTGTCCAGGTGCTGTAGCTGCGGTACTTGGCAATGCTCTCCACCGCCTCAGTCTTGTAAATCCAGCCCAGCAGGTCAAAGATATCCTGAAAATGATAATAAAAGGTCTGGCGGTTCAGCCCGCAATCGTCAACCAGATGCCTGACGGTAATTTTGTTCAGCGGGGTGTGCTCCATCAGCTGTTTTAACGAACGGGCAAGCGCATTTTTGGTCAGAAAGGAAGTGGACATGGCTTTTGATCACCTCATCTTGTAGTCCTATAACAGACGCTATGCTGTAAAAAAGCTGGTTTACACCTGACGCCGGCGTTTGATCAGCAGATATACTCCTTCAGCAGCCAGACCCAGGACGAACCCTCCCAGCATGGACATGCCGAAGGACAGAAACCCCGCCAGATCCTCCCAGCCGGACATATCCCTGTACGTATAGCTGGCCATTACAACAAACCCAATCATAATTCCGGCCGTAGAGCAGATCCAGAGCAGCCGGGCACCGAGCCAGCCCAAAAGATGGATCACTCCGGATACGACCAGGGAGAGCAGGACAAAACGCAGGGCAATCAGCGCATTAAACGGTTCTCCCAGCAGCAGAAAACGGTGCAGAAGCAGCAGCAGCCAGAGCAGGACGCCGTAAACGGCCATCCACCGGAACCAGGAATTGCTTTTGACAGGCGGCAGGAAGTTCATGGCTAAAGGTTCACCTCATTCTTAGTTTATACCCCTTCCAGCTCTTCCGCGCTTTGCAGCAGATGTTTCAGCAGGTCAGGAATGTCTTCCATTTGCGC encodes:
- a CDS encoding TetR-like C-terminal domain-containing protein translates to MSTSFLTKNALARSLKQLMEHTPLNKITVRHLVDDCGLNRQTFYYHFQDIFDLLGWIYKTEAVESIAKYRSYSTWTDGFYRIFCYIESNKVFCYNTLDSLGRTHLDAYLYDVTNDLVMGVIQELSAGMEVSSEDKRFIANFYTLAFTGLVIQWMRGGMKDQPKHIIEQLSVLIEGNFTRALHKYEKKLT